Proteins encoded by one window of Kribbella flavida DSM 17836:
- the rpsQ gene encoding 30S ribosomal protein S17: MTENVAKDETVSTTQARGRRKTREGLVLSDKMDKTVTVEVEDRVKHKLYGKVIRRTSKLKAHDEQNAAGIGDRVLLMETRPLSATKRWRIVEILEKAK; the protein is encoded by the coding sequence ATGACCGAGAACGTAGCAAAGGACGAGACCGTGAGCACGACCCAGGCGCGAGGCCGCCGCAAGACCCGTGAGGGTCTGGTGCTGAGCGACAAGATGGACAAGACCGTCACCGTCGAGGTCGAGGACCGGGTCAAGCACAAGCTGTACGGCAAGGTCATCCGCCGTACCAGCAAGCTCAAGGCGCACGACGAGCAGAACGCCGCCGGCATCGGCGACCGCGTCCTCCTGATGGAGACCCGGCCGCTGTCGGCCACCAAGCGGTGGCGCATCGTCGAGATCCTCGAGAAGGCCAAGTAG
- the rpmC gene encoding 50S ribosomal protein L29, with protein sequence MATLTAAELRNLGKDELLEKLGNAKEELFNLRFQAATGQLESHGRLRAVRKDIARIYTVLTERALGITEEVDAPAATEAEVEAEETADDSEKAGSKA encoded by the coding sequence ATGGCTACCCTGACCGCCGCCGAACTGCGGAACCTCGGAAAGGACGAGCTTCTGGAGAAGCTCGGTAACGCCAAGGAGGAGCTGTTCAACCTCCGGTTCCAGGCTGCCACGGGTCAGCTGGAGTCCCACGGCCGGCTGCGCGCCGTCCGGAAGGACATCGCTCGCATCTACACGGTGCTGACCGAGCGCGCGCTCGGCATCACCGAAGAGGTGGACGCGCCGGCCGCCACCGAGGCTGAGGTAGAGGCCGAGGAGACCGCGGACGACAGCGAGAAGGCTGGGAGCAAGGCATGA
- the rplP gene encoding 50S ribosomal protein L16, with protein sequence MLIPRKVKHRKQHHPKRSGAAKGGTTLAFGDFGIQALESHYVTNRQIESARIAMTRHIKRGGKVWINIYPDRPLTKKPAETRMGSGKGSPEWWIANVKAGRVMFELSGVPEDIAREAMRRAIHKLPMKCRFISREAGEN encoded by the coding sequence ATGCTCATCCCCCGCAAGGTCAAGCACCGCAAGCAGCACCACCCGAAGCGCTCCGGCGCTGCCAAGGGTGGGACCACGCTGGCCTTCGGTGACTTCGGCATCCAGGCGCTGGAGAGCCACTACGTCACCAACCGGCAGATCGAGTCCGCTCGTATCGCGATGACCCGGCACATCAAGCGTGGCGGAAAGGTCTGGATCAACATCTACCCGGACCGCCCGCTGACCAAGAAGCCGGCCGAGACCCGGATGGGTTCCGGTAAGGGTTCGCCGGAGTGGTGGATCGCCAACGTGAAGGCCGGCCGGGTCATGTTCGAGCTCTCGGGCGTGCCCGAGGACATCGCTCGCGAGGCCATGCGCCGCGCGATCCACAAGTTGCCGATGAAGTGCCGCTTCATCTCCCGAGAGGCAGGTGAGAACTGA
- the rpsC gene encoding 30S ribosomal protein S3 codes for MGQKVNPHGFRLGISTDHKSRWYADKLYKDYVGEDVKIRRLLSKGMERAGISRVEIERTRDRVRVDIHTARPGIVIGRRGAEADRIRGSLEELTGKQVQLNILEVKNAEVDAQLVAQGVAEQLSGRVAFRRAMRKAMQTTMRGGALGIRIQCSGRLGGAEMSRSEFYREGRVPLHTLRADVDYGFYEARTTFGRIGVKVWIYKGDVAGSRAEREAQAAARAATQQRRPARRDDRGGRGGERGDRGGRRDDRRDNARTEAPKAEAATAPAADKPAETTGTES; via the coding sequence GTGGGCCAGAAGGTAAACCCGCACGGGTTCCGCCTCGGTATCAGCACGGACCACAAGAGCCGCTGGTACGCCGACAAGCTGTACAAGGACTACGTCGGCGAGGACGTCAAGATCCGCCGTCTGCTGAGCAAGGGCATGGAGCGCGCCGGCATCTCCCGCGTGGAGATCGAGCGCACCCGTGACCGGGTCCGGGTCGACATCCACACCGCCCGTCCGGGCATCGTCATCGGTCGCCGTGGCGCCGAGGCGGACCGGATCCGGGGCAGCCTCGAGGAGCTCACCGGCAAGCAGGTGCAGCTGAACATCCTCGAGGTCAAGAACGCCGAGGTCGACGCGCAGCTGGTCGCCCAGGGCGTGGCCGAGCAGCTGTCCGGCCGCGTGGCGTTCCGCCGCGCGATGCGCAAGGCGATGCAGACCACCATGCGTGGCGGCGCCCTGGGCATCCGGATCCAGTGCTCCGGCCGGCTCGGTGGCGCGGAGATGTCGCGCTCGGAGTTCTACCGCGAGGGCCGGGTGCCGCTGCACACGCTGCGCGCGGACGTGGACTACGGCTTCTACGAGGCCCGTACGACCTTCGGCCGGATCGGCGTGAAGGTCTGGATCTACAAGGGCGACGTCGCCGGCTCCCGGGCCGAGCGCGAGGCGCAGGCCGCGGCCCGCGCCGCGACGCAGCAGCGCCGTCCGGCCCGCCGGGACGACCGCGGTGGCCGCGGTGGTGAGCGCGGTGACCGTGGTGGCCGTCGCGACGACCGCCGGGACAACGCCCGCACCGAGGCCCCCAAGGCCGAGGCCGCGACCGCGCCGGCAGCCGACAAGCCCGCCGAGACGACCGGAACGGAGAGCTGA
- the rplV gene encoding 50S ribosomal protein L22 has protein sequence MSVQERRAVSARRESLLGDEPGAFAVARFVRVTPMKARRVVDLVRGMGVDDALATLKFAPQAAAATVYKVVDSAAANAEGTEHLSRADLVVVKAYVDEGPTLKRHRPRAQGRATRIDKRTSHITVVVGPRADEEPAKKADGKKAADKKGRTR, from the coding sequence ATGAGCGTTCAAGAGCGTAGGGCCGTCAGTGCCCGTCGCGAGAGCCTGCTGGGCGACGAGCCCGGGGCCTTCGCGGTCGCGCGCTTCGTCCGCGTGACGCCGATGAAGGCGCGCCGCGTGGTCGACCTGGTGCGCGGCATGGGCGTCGACGACGCACTCGCCACTCTGAAGTTCGCCCCGCAGGCCGCTGCCGCGACCGTGTACAAGGTCGTCGACAGCGCCGCGGCGAACGCCGAGGGCACCGAGCACCTGAGCCGGGCCGACCTGGTCGTGGTGAAGGCCTACGTGGACGAGGGCCCGACGCTGAAGCGTCACCGCCCCCGTGCGCAGGGCCGCGCCACCCGGATCGACAAGCGGACCAGCCACATCACCGTGGTCGTGGGCCCGCGTGCCGACGAGGAGCCAGCCAAGAAGGCCGACGGCAAGAAGGCCGCTGACAAGAAGGGCAGGACCCGCTAG
- the rpsS gene encoding 30S ribosomal protein S19, protein MPRSLKKGPFVDHHLMKKVEVQNEKGTKNVIKTWSRRSMIVPDMIGHTLAVHDGRKHVPVFVTDAMVGHKLGEFAPTRTFKGHEKDDRKARRR, encoded by the coding sequence ATGCCACGCAGCCTCAAGAAGGGCCCGTTCGTCGACCACCACCTGATGAAGAAGGTGGAGGTGCAGAACGAGAAGGGCACCAAGAACGTCATCAAGACCTGGTCCCGCCGATCGATGATCGTGCCGGACATGATCGGCCACACGCTCGCGGTGCACGACGGCCGTAAGCACGTGCCGGTGTTCGTGACGGACGCGATGGTCGGGCACAAGCTCGGCGAGTTCGCTCCGACCCGGACGTTCAAGGGTCACGAGAAGGACGACCGCAAGGCACGGCGTCGCTGA
- the rplB gene encoding 50S ribosomal protein L2, producing MGIRKYKPTTPGRRGSSVADFVELTRSTPEKSLLRPLPKKGGRNNSGKITTRHHGGGHKRAYRLIDFKRYDKDGVPAKVAEIEYDPNRTARIALLHYVDGEKRYILAPSNLKQGTIVENGPAADIKVGNNLPLRNIPVGSTVHAVELRPGGGAKMARSAGSSIQLVAKEGRMATLRMPSGEVRMVDVRCRATLGEVGNGEQSNINWGKAGRMRWKGKRPTVRGVAMNPVDHPHGGGEGKTSGGRHPVSPWGQPEGRTRTRKESDRMIVRRRKAGKKR from the coding sequence ATGGGTATCCGCAAATACAAGCCGACGACGCCGGGCCGCCGTGGCTCGAGCGTGGCCGACTTCGTCGAGCTCACCCGATCGACGCCCGAGAAGTCGCTGCTGCGTCCGCTGCCCAAGAAGGGCGGCCGGAACAACTCCGGCAAGATCACCACCCGGCACCACGGTGGCGGTCACAAGCGGGCGTACCGGCTGATCGACTTCAAGCGGTACGACAAGGACGGCGTGCCGGCCAAGGTCGCCGAGATCGAGTACGACCCGAACCGCACCGCGCGGATCGCACTGCTGCACTACGTCGACGGCGAGAAGCGCTACATCCTCGCCCCGTCGAACCTGAAGCAGGGCACGATCGTCGAGAACGGTCCGGCCGCCGACATCAAGGTGGGCAACAACCTGCCGCTGCGCAACATCCCGGTCGGTTCCACGGTCCACGCGGTCGAGCTGCGGCCGGGCGGTGGCGCCAAGATGGCCCGCTCCGCCGGTTCCAGCATCCAGCTGGTCGCGAAGGAAGGCCGGATGGCCACCCTGCGGATGCCGTCGGGCGAGGTCCGGATGGTCGACGTGCGCTGCCGCGCCACCCTCGGTGAGGTCGGCAACGGCGAGCAGTCGAACATCAACTGGGGCAAGGCGGGCCGGATGCGCTGGAAGGGCAAGCGCCCGACCGTCCGTGGTGTCGCGATGAACCCGGTCGACCACCCGCACGGTGGTGGTGAGGGTAAGACCTCGGGTGGACGTCACCCGGTGTCCCCGTGGGGCCAGCCGGAGGGCCGGACCCGCACCCGCAAGGAAAGCGACCGCATGATCGTCCGGCGCCGCAAGGCCGGCAAGAAGCGCTGA
- the rplW gene encoding 50S ribosomal protein L23: protein MSHGVNKDPRDVLLRPVVSEKSYGLLDEQKYTFEVAPDANKTEIKLAVEKVFSVRVKDVNTINRKGKRRRTRSGWGKRPDTKRAIVSLSGDDRIDIFGGQS, encoded by the coding sequence ATGAGCCACGGAGTCAACAAGGACCCGCGGGACGTGCTGCTGCGGCCGGTCGTGAGCGAGAAGAGCTACGGCCTGCTGGACGAGCAGAAGTACACGTTCGAGGTCGCGCCGGACGCCAACAAGACCGAGATCAAGCTCGCGGTCGAGAAGGTGTTCTCCGTCCGGGTCAAGGACGTCAACACGATCAACCGCAAGGGCAAGCGCCGTCGGACCCGTTCCGGCTGGGGCAAGCGCCCTGACACCAAGCGAGCGATCGTCAGCCTGTCCGGCGACGACCGCATCGACATCTTCGGAGGCCAGTCGTAA
- the rplD gene encoding 50S ribosomal protein L4, whose amino-acid sequence MSTVDVVVVKGDKVSKKGSAELPAELFDVQVNIPLIHQVVVAQLAAARQGTHKVKSRGEVSGGGAKPYRQKGTGRARQGSTRAPQFTGGGVVHGPTPRNYSQRTPKKMIAAALRGALSDRARDGRVFVVENFVDGDTPSTKAAVKALTEITGLVKALVVIDRDDELTWLSLRNVPTVHLIAYDQLNAYDVLCSDAVVFTRAALDGFVAGAPKGKSVKAVATSTEAEQETALNEEAGA is encoded by the coding sequence GTGAGCACCGTCGACGTAGTCGTCGTCAAGGGCGACAAGGTGAGCAAGAAGGGCTCTGCCGAGCTCCCCGCCGAGCTGTTCGACGTCCAGGTCAACATTCCGTTGATCCACCAGGTCGTGGTGGCCCAGCTGGCCGCCGCCCGCCAGGGCACGCACAAGGTGAAGTCCCGCGGTGAGGTCTCCGGCGGTGGCGCCAAGCCGTACCGCCAGAAGGGCACCGGCCGCGCCCGCCAGGGGTCGACCCGGGCGCCGCAGTTCACCGGTGGTGGCGTCGTGCACGGCCCGACCCCGCGCAACTACAGCCAGCGGACCCCGAAGAAGATGATCGCCGCCGCGCTCCGCGGTGCGCTGTCCGACCGGGCCCGCGACGGCCGCGTGTTCGTCGTCGAGAACTTCGTCGACGGTGACACCCCGTCCACCAAGGCGGCCGTCAAGGCGCTGACCGAGATCACCGGCCTGGTCAAGGCGCTGGTGGTCATCGACCGCGACGACGAGCTGACCTGGCTGAGCCTGCGCAACGTGCCGACCGTGCACCTGATCGCGTACGACCAGCTGAACGCCTACGACGTGCTGTGCAGCGACGCGGTGGTCTTCACCCGCGCCGCGCTCGACGGCTTCGTCGCCGGCGCGCCGAAGGGCAAGTCCGTCAAGGCTGTCGCGACGTCGACCGAAGCCGAGCAGGAGACTGCGCTGAACGAGGAGGCGGGAGCATGA
- the rplC gene encoding 50S ribosomal protein L3, protein MSNQKNTRGLLGTKLGMTQTWDENNRVVPVTVIQAGPCVVTEVRTSASHGYDGVQIAFGDIDPRKVTKPLRGHFEKAGVTPRRHLLELRTADASEYTLGQEIKAEAFAAGEVVDVSATSKGKGFAGVMKRHGFHGLRATHGVHKKHRSPGSIGGCATPGRVFKGLRMAGRMGNEQVTTQNVKVHAIDAERGLILIKGAVPGPKGGLVLIRNAAKGASK, encoded by the coding sequence ATGAGCAATCAGAAGAACACGCGAGGGCTGCTGGGCACCAAGCTCGGCATGACCCAGACCTGGGACGAGAACAACCGAGTCGTTCCCGTCACCGTGATCCAGGCCGGTCCGTGCGTGGTGACCGAGGTTCGCACCTCGGCCAGCCACGGCTACGACGGCGTCCAGATCGCGTTCGGCGACATCGACCCGCGCAAGGTGACCAAGCCCCTGCGCGGCCACTTCGAGAAGGCCGGTGTGACCCCGCGCCGGCACCTGCTGGAGCTGCGCACCGCCGACGCGAGCGAGTACACGCTCGGCCAGGAGATCAAGGCCGAGGCCTTCGCGGCCGGCGAGGTCGTCGACGTCTCCGCCACCAGCAAGGGCAAGGGCTTCGCCGGTGTGATGAAGCGGCACGGCTTCCACGGTCTGCGCGCCACCCACGGTGTGCACAAGAAGCACCGGTCGCCGGGCTCCATCGGCGGTTGCGCCACCCCCGGACGGGTCTTCAAGGGCCTCCGGATGGCCGGCCGGATGGGCAACGAGCAGGTCACCACGCAGAACGTGAAGGTGCACGCGATCGACGCCGAGCGCGGCCTGATCCTGATCAAGGGTGCGGTTCCCGGTCCCAAGGGCGGCCTCGTGCTGATCCGCAACGCCGCGAAGGGAGCCAGCAAGTGA
- the rpsJ gene encoding 30S ribosomal protein S10, which yields MAGQKIRIRLKAYDHEVIDSSARKIVDTVTRTGAKVAGPVPLPTEKNVFCVIRSPHKYKDSREHFEMRTHKRLIDIIDPTPKTVDSLMRLDLPAGVDIEIKL from the coding sequence ATGGCGGGACAGAAGATCCGCATCCGGCTGAAGGCCTACGACCACGAGGTCATCGACAGCTCGGCGCGCAAGATTGTCGACACGGTGACGCGTACTGGTGCGAAGGTTGCTGGCCCGGTGCCGTTGCCGACGGAAAAGAACGTGTTCTGCGTCATCCGCTCGCCGCACAAGTACAAGGACAGCCGCGAGCACTTCGAGATGCGCACCCACAAGCGGCTCATCGACATCATCGACCCCACGCCGAAGACCGTCGACTCGCTGATGCGGCTCGACCTCCCGGCCGGTGTCGACATCGAGATCAAGCTCTGA
- the tuf gene encoding elongation factor Tu, with protein sequence MAKAKFERTKPHVNIGTIGHIDHGKTTLTAAITKVLHDKYPDLNEASAFDQIDKAPEERQRGITISIAHVEYQTEARHYAHVDCPGHADYIKNMITGAAQMDGAILVVAATDGPMPQTREHVLLARQVGVPAMVVALNKCDMVDDEEILELVELEVRELLSEQEFDGDNAPIVRVAAHPALQGDAKWGESIIELMNAVDEYIPQPEREIDKPFLMPVEDVFTITGRGTVITGRIERGVIKVNETVDIVGIRPEKQTTTVTGIEMFRKLLDEGQAGENVGLLLRGTKREDVERGMVVIKPGTTTPHTNFDASVYILSKEEGGRHTPFFQNYRPQFYFRTTDVTGVVTLPEGTEMVMPGDNTDMSVELIQPIAMEEGLKFAIREGGRTVGAGRVTKIVK encoded by the coding sequence GTGGCTAAGGCGAAGTTCGAGCGGACTAAGCCGCACGTCAACATCGGCACCATCGGTCACATCGACCACGGTAAGACCACTCTTACCGCGGCGATCACCAAGGTGCTGCACGACAAGTACCCGGACCTGAACGAGGCGTCGGCCTTCGATCAGATCGACAAGGCGCCGGAAGAGCGCCAGCGCGGTATCACCATCTCGATCGCGCACGTCGAGTACCAGACCGAGGCCCGGCACTACGCCCACGTCGACTGCCCGGGGCACGCGGACTACATCAAGAACATGATCACCGGTGCGGCTCAGATGGACGGCGCGATCCTGGTCGTCGCCGCCACCGACGGCCCGATGCCGCAGACGCGTGAGCACGTGCTGCTCGCCCGTCAGGTCGGCGTGCCGGCGATGGTCGTCGCCCTGAACAAGTGCGACATGGTCGACGACGAGGAGATCCTGGAGCTCGTCGAGCTCGAGGTCCGCGAGCTGCTCTCCGAGCAGGAGTTCGACGGCGACAACGCGCCGATCGTCCGCGTCGCCGCTCACCCGGCGCTGCAGGGCGACGCCAAGTGGGGCGAGTCGATCATCGAGCTGATGAACGCGGTCGACGAGTACATCCCGCAGCCGGAGCGCGAGATCGACAAGCCGTTCCTGATGCCGGTGGAGGACGTCTTCACCATCACGGGTCGCGGCACGGTCATCACCGGCCGGATCGAGCGCGGTGTCATCAAGGTCAACGAGACCGTCGACATCGTCGGCATCCGTCCGGAGAAGCAGACCACCACGGTCACCGGTATCGAGATGTTCCGCAAGCTGCTCGACGAGGGCCAGGCCGGTGAGAACGTCGGTCTGCTGCTTCGTGGCACCAAGCGCGAGGACGTCGAGCGCGGCATGGTCGTGATCAAGCCGGGTACGACCACCCCGCACACCAACTTCGACGCCTCGGTCTACATCCTGTCGAAGGAGGAGGGCGGCCGTCACACGCCGTTCTTCCAGAACTACCGGCCCCAGTTCTACTTCCGCACCACGGACGTCACCGGCGTCGTCACGCTGCCCGAGGGCACCGAGATGGTCATGCCGGGCGACAACACCGACATGTCGGTCGAGCTGATCCAGCCGATCGCCATGGAAGAGGGCCTGAAGTTCGCGATCCGGGAGGGTGGCCGCACCGTCGGCGCCGGCCGGGTCACCAAGATCGTCAAGTGA
- the fusA gene encoding elongation factor G has translation MAHIDAGKTTTTERILFYTGITYKIGEVHEGAATMDWMEQEQERGITITSAATTCTWKDHTINIIDTPGHVDFTVEVERSLRVLDGAVAVFDGVAGVEPQSETVWRQADRYGVPRICFVNKLDRTGAEFMRCVDMIRDRLAAVALVMQLPIGAESDFIGVVDLVEMRALTWRGETVIGEDYTVEEIPASHTELAAEWRDKLIETLAEADDEIMEMYLEGEQPTVPQLKAAIRRATLGSKLTPVLTGTAFKNKGVQPLLDAVNDYLPSPLDVPAIEGHDVKDAEQVVLRKPDDSEPFSALAFKIAADPHLGKLTFIRVYSGKLEAGSQVLNPTKGRKERIGKIYRMHANKREEIASIGAGHIVAVMGLKDTTTGETLSDPGNPVVLESMQFPAPVISVAIEPKSKGDQEKLGVAIQRLAEEDPTFQVRTDEDTGQTIIAGMGELHLEVLVDRMKREFRVEANVGKPQVAYRETIKKKVEKVDYTHKKQTGGSGQFARVIINIEPTSAEAGGEGGYEFVNAVTGGRIPREYIPSVDEGAQEAMEFGVLAGYPMVDVKVTLTDGAYHDVDSSELAFKIAGSMAFKDAARRANPVILEPMFAVEVTTPEDYMGEVIGDLNSRRGQIQSMDEGPGGSRVVKALVPLSEMFGYVGDLRSKTQGRASYSMQFDSYAEVPKNVAEEIIKKARGE, from the coding sequence ATGGCGCACATCGACGCGGGCAAGACGACGACGACCGAGCGGATTCTCTTCTACACCGGTATCACCTACAAGATCGGTGAGGTCCACGAGGGCGCTGCCACGATGGACTGGATGGAGCAGGAGCAGGAGCGCGGCATCACCATCACGTCCGCCGCGACGACCTGCACCTGGAAAGACCACACCATCAACATCATCGACACCCCGGGTCACGTCGACTTCACCGTCGAGGTGGAGCGTTCGCTGCGCGTCCTGGACGGCGCCGTCGCCGTGTTCGACGGTGTCGCCGGCGTCGAGCCGCAGTCCGAGACGGTCTGGCGGCAGGCGGACCGGTACGGCGTACCGCGGATCTGCTTCGTCAACAAGCTGGACCGCACCGGCGCGGAGTTCATGCGCTGCGTCGACATGATCCGGGACCGGCTGGCCGCCGTGGCGCTGGTCATGCAGTTGCCGATCGGTGCCGAGTCGGACTTCATCGGCGTCGTCGACCTGGTCGAGATGCGGGCCCTGACCTGGCGTGGCGAGACCGTGATCGGTGAGGACTACACGGTCGAGGAGATCCCCGCCAGCCACACCGAGCTGGCCGCCGAGTGGCGCGACAAGCTGATCGAGACGCTGGCCGAGGCCGACGACGAGATCATGGAGATGTACCTCGAGGGCGAGCAGCCGACGGTGCCGCAGCTGAAGGCGGCCATCCGGCGGGCGACCCTGGGCAGCAAGCTGACCCCGGTGCTGACCGGTACCGCGTTCAAGAACAAGGGCGTCCAGCCCCTGCTCGACGCGGTCAACGACTACCTGCCGAGCCCGCTCGACGTGCCGGCCATCGAGGGTCACGACGTCAAGGACGCCGAGCAGGTCGTGCTGCGCAAGCCCGACGACAGCGAGCCGTTCTCCGCGCTGGCCTTCAAGATCGCGGCCGACCCGCACCTGGGCAAGCTGACCTTCATCCGGGTCTACTCCGGCAAGCTCGAGGCGGGTTCGCAGGTGCTGAACCCGACCAAGGGCCGCAAGGAGCGGATCGGCAAGATCTACCGCATGCACGCGAACAAGCGTGAGGAGATCGCGTCGATCGGCGCCGGCCACATCGTCGCGGTGATGGGTCTGAAGGACACCACCACCGGTGAGACGCTGAGCGACCCGGGCAACCCGGTCGTGCTCGAGTCGATGCAGTTCCCGGCCCCGGTCATCTCGGTCGCCATCGAGCCCAAGTCGAAGGGCGACCAGGAGAAGCTGGGCGTCGCGATCCAGCGGCTCGCCGAGGAGGACCCGACCTTCCAGGTCCGGACCGACGAGGACACCGGCCAGACGATCATCGCGGGCATGGGCGAGCTGCACCTCGAGGTGCTGGTCGACCGGATGAAGCGCGAGTTCCGGGTCGAGGCGAACGTCGGCAAGCCGCAGGTCGCCTACCGCGAGACCATCAAGAAGAAGGTCGAGAAGGTCGACTACACGCACAAGAAGCAGACCGGTGGTTCGGGTCAGTTCGCGCGTGTGATCATCAACATCGAGCCGACCTCGGCCGAGGCCGGTGGCGAGGGCGGGTACGAGTTCGTCAACGCCGTCACCGGTGGCCGGATCCCGCGGGAGTACATCCCGTCGGTGGACGAGGGTGCCCAGGAAGCGATGGAGTTCGGCGTCCTGGCCGGCTACCCGATGGTGGATGTCAAGGTCACCCTGACCGACGGCGCCTACCACGATGTCGACTCGTCCGAGCTCGCGTTCAAGATCGCCGGTTCGATGGCGTTCAAGGACGCCGCCCGGCGGGCGAACCCGGTCATTCTCGAGCCGATGTTCGCGGTCGAGGTCACCACGCCCGAGGACTACATGGGTGAAGTGATCGGCGACCTCAACTCACGCCGCGGCCAGATCCAGTCGATGGACGAGGGCCCCGGTGGCAGCCGGGTCGTGAAGGCCCTGGTGCCGTTGTCCGAGATGTTCGGGTATGTCGGCGACCTGCGGTCGAAGACCCAGGGCCGCGCGTCCTACTCGATGCAGTTCGATTCCTACGCCGAGGTTCCGAAGAACGTGGCGGAAGAGATCATCAAGAAGGCTCGCGGCGAGTAA
- the rpsG gene encoding 30S ribosomal protein S7, which produces MPRKGPAPKRPVIIDPVYSSPLVTQLISKILVDGKKQIAQSIVYTALEGTRTKTGTDPVITLKRALDNVKPSIEVKSRRVGGATYQVPIEVKPGRSTTLALRWLTSYSRARREKTMAERLMNEILDASNGLGASVKRREDTHKMAEANKAFAHYRW; this is translated from the coding sequence ATGCCGCGCAAGGGTCCCGCCCCGAAGCGGCCGGTCATCATCGACCCGGTCTACAGTTCGCCGCTGGTCACCCAGTTGATCTCCAAGATCCTGGTGGACGGCAAGAAGCAGATCGCGCAGAGCATCGTCTACACGGCCCTCGAGGGCACCCGGACGAAGACCGGCACCGACCCGGTCATCACGCTGAAGCGCGCTCTGGACAACGTGAAGCCCAGCATCGAGGTGAAGAGCCGCCGTGTCGGTGGCGCCACCTACCAGGTGCCGATCGAGGTCAAGCCCGGTCGCTCGACCACGCTCGCCCTGCGCTGGCTCACGTCGTACTCCCGTGCGCGTCGCGAGAAGACCATGGCCGAGCGTCTGATGAACGAGATCCTGGACGCGTCCAACGGTCTCGGTGCGTCGGTGAAGCGCCGTGAGGACACGCACAAGATGGCCGAAGCCAACAAGGCTTTCGCCCACTACCGCTGGTGA
- the rpsL gene encoding 30S ribosomal protein S12, with translation MPTIQQLVRKGRQDKVSKNKTPALKGSPQRRGVCTRVYTTTPKKPNSALRKVARVRLTSGIEVTAYIPGVGHNLQEHSIVLVRGGRVKDLPGVRYKIIRGSLDTQGVKNRKQARSRYGAKKEKS, from the coding sequence GTGCCCACCATTCAGCAGCTGGTCCGCAAGGGCCGCCAGGACAAGGTGTCCAAGAACAAGACGCCGGCCCTGAAGGGTTCCCCTCAGCGTCGTGGTGTGTGCACGCGCGTCTACACGACCACACCGAAGAAGCCGAACTCGGCGCTTCGCAAGGTCGCGCGTGTCCGCCTCACCAGCGGCATCGAGGTCACCGCCTACATCCCGGGTGTCGGCCACAACCTGCAGGAGCACTCGATCGTGCTCGTGCGTGGCGGCCGTGTGAAGGACCTGCCCGGTGTCCGGTACAAGATCATCCGCGGTTCGCTCGACACCCAGGGTGTGAAGAACCGGAAGCAGGCTCGCAGCCGGTACGGCGCGAAGAAGGAGAAGAGCTAA